ACTGAGCCTCCTGCAAATGTCTGGGTTTAGACTACTTTCCAAAGATATGACTATGTTGAATCTAGTAAACTTGTAGAGGGGATGGGAATGCCTTTTCTCTTGTAGTTTTACATACTTTTGACCATTCTTTGACAGGTGCATGTTAATTTGAATTATTCTAAAACAGATCTAATGTCAGAAGCATCACAGTGATAACATGTCATGCCCTGGTTCTTTTTAATGTCATAATAATCTGTAATTCATATTGACCAAAGAAACCAAATTTTAAAGGACTTTGAACCCCAAAACACAATGTAAATCCCATTACTGTCGCatgaagaaagagaaaatgtagAGAGTATGATATAAAGAGAAGAGAATCAGACAGAATATGTATCAATCTAAGATTTTATACTGGAAAACTAAACACAGCTGCTGTTGCTACCTGTCTGTTATTTTTGGATGATAACACTGAGCAACATGGTCTATGAAGCCTACTAGAGATTCGCTCGATTTGGTTTTTGACTAGAGAAATTATATTATGTGGTCAGTGACtttctaataaatcagaaaacaaagtcAGTTGGAGGCAGGATGAAGTTTAGTCTGAATGTGGTCCAGCACAGCTGGAGATTAAAGCAACTGTCATCCTCCTCCTGTTATGTAGTACAGACTCCCACCACCCTGTTACTTTGTGAGAAAGATGTTGTTACACTTTTTAATGTATTCTTAAAAGAATCAATAAAATATGCATGTTGCAGTTATGAGCACATCATTTGGCTTCTGTCCAGATGTGGCTTGTACATTACTAATTTACCCAGGCTTTTGTTTTCTGATCATGCTTGTCCCAGTGAACATTGTAATCCTGACAATCACTTTTGGTAATTTAGGCTGTGACAcctgtaaacagtaaacatgcAGCGGCGTAGACGCATTAATCCAAAGGATGATGCAAGATTTTATGTTACTGCTGAAAGTGACAAAGTGGGACTTGACATCAAGTACATCAATGCTGTAAAAGGTAAGTTGAATCTTCTGACTGTTTAATCATGATTCAACTTTAATACAtatcactttttgtcacttatttgttgttttgtctttgatgaaTTAGGTCGTGGCATCTTCACCTCTGTTCCATTTGAAAAGGGAGACTTTCTATTGGAATACAGAGGTGATCTAATAAGCAATGAAGAATGTGAGCGGAGACAGATAATTTACCATGACCTCCTCAAACTGTTTATGTTTGAGTTCCATTTTAATGGAAAACTGTGGTGGTACGTATATATGTCGCTGGTTAATCTAATCAGAGTTATATGACTCTTTTTTCTCACGTCAGGTTAATTTACATTGCATTAGTATAAAAACtgattgttttgaaaatgttacttgtgtttttgtagtgttGATGCAGCAACAGAGAATGGGTCACTTGGCAGACTTGTAAATGACGACCATATAAACCCTAATGCCAAGATGAAGTACCTCACTGTGCAAGGGAAGCCCCATCTCTGTTTGTTTGCAGTTCGAGACATAAGTCCAGGAGAGGAGATCACCTATAATTATGGTGACTCAGACTGGCCGTGGAGATGCAAGGTGGTCAAAATTTGACTTTGTGAAATTGATAGTTCTCATATAAGAACTGCTTTAACCATAGAACATTTCATATACCAAAACACTGTACATTTTTCCATCTAGCTTCAGGTAGAACATGATTTTTATAGCTTTTGTTAGCAGTTCATTAGCACCACCAGTCGCGATGCCACCTGCCCAGCACACCATAGCAAAGATGATACTGACCACTACAGACTGgtagaacaaaaacaaagaagtcgtcaaatgtaatgtaatgtaatcagagtatagtatagtatagttttCATAGACCACGGtctaaaatattttttgattttttttttcctttttacaggcTCTTGATGATGAAATGGCTCCAAAGATTTGTGGTGCCACAAATCCCCCATCCACAGTTGATGATACTGAAGAGGTATATATTCACAAAAgatatatttttataaatatcttgCTCTGATTGTTAATATCTTAGAAATGTTGTCAGTGAGTTTTAAACAAGgttttcctctgtctgtctgtcaccagtagaatggtttcttttttttattcagatgTCAAATATCCTCTCTAGTAGTACGTTCCCAGGACTTTCTCTTTATTGTCCTTTGTCTCTGTTTCATCTTCTACAGCTGACCACTGAGAGCAAGTGCATCCATACAGCCATCAGCCACCCGAATCAGACCAGTCCAGAGCTCGGCCCACTCACCAAGGTTGGAGAGGTAAATTAAATCTCATGTACAACTTAGTGAAGTTATTTGTggcaaaatgttaaatgtaccGACCtatttcaagtgtgtgtgtgtgtgtgtgtgtgtgtgtgtgtgtgcagtcgcCTGAGTAGAACCTGCTTTATGTGGACAATGTTGAGTAGAACATGCTTTATGTGGACAATGAAATGGAAGGACATTGTCTAAACATGCTTTTTCAAGCTTCAGTCAGTATAATATCTGAGTGTATGTGTATCAAACGGTGAACCCCACCCAAATATGACTTGGGAGGTCCATACAGTTTAGAGGGTCCTGTCACCAGAGACATCACTTTGGTTTTTAAGAACACTTGGACTCCCTGCATTTGATCTGTATGTTGGTTTAATGTGAATGATACGTTTTTTTAGGTACATCTAGTGGATGAGCACTCGCTCAACAGCACTGACAAAAATTCATGACAagatgtcatttaaaaagaatcaTAGCAGAtctaagaaatataaaaagacTAAAAAGTCACTCCATGTAAAAGCTTACAGCCACTTATTCAAGGAGTGCGATCATTCTAGCAAGTGGGCTGGCAATAGATAAACAACGAAGTAATCAAATGCTGTATTCATCAGAGTATAGTTTACATAGTCTACAGACTGTAGTCATGTGGCCTGTTCAGTGATTAAATAACCATTTCAGAGACTACGTGTTTTCCACAAAACACTCACAGAAATACAGCCATGATATCTTTTCACAGAATGCTACATAGGGAACATCTTGTCTTCAAGATATTTatgataatatatattttttgtttttttcctttttacaggcTCTTGATGATGAAATGGCTCCAAAGATTTGTGGTGCCACAAATCCCCCATCCACAGTTGATGATACTGAAGAGGTATATATTCACAAAAgatatatttttataaatatcttgCTCTGATTGTTAATATCTTAGAAATGTTGTCAGTGAGTTTTAAACAAGgttttcctctgtctgtctgtcaccagtagaatggtttcttttttttattcagatgTCAAATATCCTCTCTAGTAGTACGTTCCCAGGACTTTCTCTTTATTGTCCTTTGTCTCTGTTTCATCTTCTACAGCTGACCACTGAGAGCAAGTGCATCCATACAGCCATCAGCCACCCGAATCAGACCAGTCCAGAGCTCGGCCCACTCACCAAGGTTGGAGAGGTAAATTAAATCTCATGTACAACTTAGTGAAGTTATTTGTGGCAAAATGTTAAATCTACCGACCtatttcaagtgtgtgtgtgtgtgtgtgtgtgtgcagtcgcCTGAGTAGAACATGCTTTATGTGGACAATGATTTGGAAGGACATTGTCTAAACATGCTTTTTCAAGCTTCAGTCAGTATAATATCTGAGTGTATGTGTATCAAACGGTGAACCCCACCCAAATATGACTTGGGAGGTCCATACAGTTTAGAGGGTCCTGTCACCAGAGACATCACTTTGGTTTTTAAGAACACTTGGACTGCCTGCATTTGATCTGTATGTTGGTTTAATGTGAATGGTAAGTTGTTTGGTTACATGTAATGGATAGGCATCCTATTAGTTATACTGGGCTACAACAAGTCAGCTCCTGGCACTGAGGCTAACCACAAATTCCCCATCTACAattcaaaaatatgaagaagGTATATCTTCATATAGGATACGCTATAAATAAGCAGGTATAAATAAGTTACactataaataacaataaaaaacaatgcaataaaAGGGTAATAATATGTATGAAGTAAATTAAATGTCACATTGGTATTGGATTTAAAGTGATTAGATATCAACATGTAAATATGAAATATCTTTCTGTCCAAACTATGTggcataaataataaatattacaattacatttttcgCCAACAGTGTCAGAAACACCGCCTGGTGTGCGCAACAGTATCCTCCTTGGACAAGTGTGTTAATTGTGTGGGACCCGTATCTTCCTTCAAGTGGCTTGGCTATCGATGCACAGGTTAGATATTTAGTGAATTAGTATAGAGTGTACATGTGTTGTGCTCTAACCACTTAAATAGACCTGCAGTGTCAACATTATTTTACTCAAAATGTGTTACAGTTTGTTCAGGGGTCTGGCATA
Above is a window of Sander vitreus isolate 19-12246 unplaced genomic scaffold, sanVit1 ctg129_0, whole genome shotgun sequence DNA encoding:
- the LOC144513205 gene encoding uncharacterized protein LOC144513205 isoform X2, whose protein sequence is MQRRRRINPKDDARFYVTAESDKVGLDIKYINAVKGRGIFTSVPFEKGDFLLEYRGDLISNEECERRQIIYHDLLKLFMFEFHFNGKLWCVDAATENGSLGRLVNDDHINPNAKMKYLTVQGKPHLCLFAVRDISPGEEITYNYGDSDWPWRCKALDDEMAPKICGATNPPSTVDDTEELTTESKCIHTAISHPNQTSPELGPLTKALDDEMAPKICGATNPPSTVDDTEELTTESKCIHTAISHPNQTSPELGPLTKVGECQKHRLVCATVSSLDKCVNCVGPVSSFKWLGYRCTDEIALSDAEDSGSKSDNSNTEVTTSEFGTVDFDSTTTEQDHDIGGFGSVSFVSSTVNECVPPSEGNYADEEHGSRRVAKKVWSKAEVAAVMRHFKDHISRGKLATKTECSHCKLVEDPALAQRTVQNIRDFVRNRGITAKRQSQKEKV
- the LOC144513205 gene encoding uncharacterized protein LOC144513205 isoform X3, with product MQRRRRINPKDDARFYVTAESDKVGLDIKYINAVKGRGIFTSVPFEKGDFLLEYRGDLISNEECERRQIIYHDLLKLFMFEFHFNGKLWCVDAATENGSLGRLVNDDHINPNAKMKYLTVQGKPHLCLFAVRDISPGEEITYNYGDSDWPWRCKALDDEMAPKICGATNPPSTVDDTEELTTESKCIHTAISHPNQTSPELGPLTKVGEALDDEMAPKICGATNPPSTVDDTEELTTESKCIHTAISHPNQTSPELGPLTKCQKHRLVCATVSSLDKCVNCVGPVSSFKWLGYRCTDEIALSDAEDSGSKSDNSNTEVTTSEFGTVDFDSTTTEQDHDIGGFGSVSFVSSTVNECVPPSEGNYADEEHGSRRVAKKVWSKAEVAAVMRHFKDHISRGKLATKTECSHCKLVEDPALAQRTVQNIRDFVRNRGITAKRQSQKEKV
- the LOC144513205 gene encoding uncharacterized protein LOC144513205 isoform X4 is translated as MQRRRRINPKDDARFYVTAESDKVGLDIKYINAVKGRGIFTSVPFEKGDFLLEYRGDLISNEECERRQIIYHDLLKLFMFEFHFNGKLWCVDAATENGSLGRLVNDDHINPNAKMKYLTVQGKPHLCLFAVRDISPGEEITYNYGDSDWPWRCKALDDEMAPKICGATNPPSTVDDTEELTTESKCIHTAISHPNQTSPELGPLTKVGEALDDEMAPKICGATNPPSTVDDTEELTTESKCIHTAISHPNQTSPELGPLTKVGECQKHRLVCATVSSLDKCVNCVGPVSSFKWLGYRCTDEIALSDAEDSGSKSDNSNTEVTTSEFGTVDFDSTTTEQDHDIGGFGNYADEEHGSRRVAKKVWSKAEVAAVMRHFKDHISRGKLATKTECSHCKLVEDPALAQRTVQNIRDFVRNRGITAKRQSQKEKV
- the LOC144513205 gene encoding uncharacterized protein LOC144513205 isoform X1, producing the protein MQRRRRINPKDDARFYVTAESDKVGLDIKYINAVKGRGIFTSVPFEKGDFLLEYRGDLISNEECERRQIIYHDLLKLFMFEFHFNGKLWCVDAATENGSLGRLVNDDHINPNAKMKYLTVQGKPHLCLFAVRDISPGEEITYNYGDSDWPWRCKALDDEMAPKICGATNPPSTVDDTEELTTESKCIHTAISHPNQTSPELGPLTKVGEALDDEMAPKICGATNPPSTVDDTEELTTESKCIHTAISHPNQTSPELGPLTKVGECQKHRLVCATVSSLDKCVNCVGPVSSFKWLGYRCTDEIALSDAEDSGSKSDNSNTEVTTSEFGTVDFDSTTTEQDHDIGGFGSVSFVSSTVNECVPPSEGNYADEEHGSRRVAKKVWSKAEVAAVMRHFKDHISRGKLATKTECSHCKLVEDPALAQRTVQNIRDFVRNRGITAKRQSQKEKV